In Naumovozyma castellii chromosome 1, complete genome, one DNA window encodes the following:
- the CIR1 gene encoding Cir1p (ancestral locus Anc_5.126): MSRQLRILVPVKRVLDSQLKPRLLSSTQIDTANLKFSINPFDDIAIEESLLLKKRHPDLQVSTHAITIGPSKSQDILRNCLAKGIDKATLISNEDKGGDGVTLEPLKVAHVLKEVVSKGEVDLIIMGKQAIDDDFNMTGQMIAGLLNWSQATNVTKLEIVDGTHVRVVREVDGGKETLLAKLPLVITTDLGLNTPRYVKLQSLMKAKKKPIEKLDLINDFPQVDLQPRLKIVEVEEPETKKQGVILNSVDELIAKLKESKLV; this comes from the coding sequence ATGTCCAGGCAACTGCGTATCCTAGTCCCCGTTAAGAGAGTTCTTGACTCTCAACTGAAACCACGCCTTCTTTCCAGCACACAAATAGACACTGCAAATCTGAAATTCTCGATCAATCCCTTTGACGATATCGCCATTGAAGAATCGCTCCTACTAAAGAAACGTCATCCGGACTTGCAAGTCTCTACTCATGCCATCACTATTGGTCCCTCCAAGTCCCAGGATATCTTAAGAAATTGTCTCGCTAAGGGGATAGATAAAGCAACATTGATCTCTAACGAGGATAAGGGTGGTGATGGCGTGACCCTTGAGCCGTTAAAAGTGGCACATGTGCTTAAAGAAGTGGTCAGCAAGGGTGAGGTTGACTTGATCATTATGGGGAAGCAAGCCATcgatgatgattttaataTGACGGGTCAGATGATTGCCGGACTATTGAATTGGTCTCAGGCCACTAATGTGACTAAATTGGAGATTGTAGATGGGACGCATGTTAGGGTTGTTAGAGAAGTAGATGGAGGGAAGGAAACCTTATTGGCAAAGTTACCGTTGGTGATAACCACAGATTTGGGGTTGAATACTCCAAGATATGTTAAGTTGCAAAGCTTGATGAAGGCCAAGAAGAAGCCTATTGAAAAACTGGATCTTATCAACGATTTCCCTCAGGTGGATTTACAACCAAGATTAAAGATTGTGGAGGTCGAGGAACCGGAAACTAAGAAACAAGGTGTCATCTTGAATTCAGtggatgaattaattgccaaattgaaagaatcaAAATTGGTCTAA
- the SER2 gene encoding phosphoserine phosphatase (ancestral locus Anc_5.125) translates to MTNSEKIVITLIAHGSKLSAELVQQLSRDIENTLRCQIKDTKPLSDRALDIYLEDVVSSTVEETRGLLSPFIEANSEIVDIIVQRNDQYRKNKKVVVFDMDSTLIYQEVIELIAAYADVEPQVKAITDRAMNNEIDFKESLRERVALLEGLKIDTLYDEIKGKLKITKGVHELCKVLSAEGSKLAVLSGGFIQFASFIAKELKFDVAKANTLEMDTEGKLTGKVLGDIVDGQCKAETLLELCEKYQCPVEASCMVGDGGNDLPAMSVAGFGIAWNAKPRVQKAAPCRLNTDSLRDALYIFGYTDSEIESIISKGN, encoded by the coding sequence ATGACCAACTCCGAGAAGATAGTGATCACTCTAATTGCACACGGATCCAAATTATCTGCTGAATTAGTTCAACAACTCAGTAGAGATATCGAGAACACCTTACGTTGCCAGATCAAAGATACAAAACCACTCTCTGACAGAGCTCTTGACATATATTTGGAAGATGTGGTGTCCTCTACGGTAGAGGAGACTCGCGGGTTGTTGAGCCCCTTTATTGAGGCCAACAGTGAGATTGTAGACATAATCGTACAGAGAAATGATCAATACCGTAAGAACAAGAAAGTTGTAGTGTTTGATATGGATTCCACGTTAATTTATCAGGAAGTCATCGAGTTGATTGCCGCGTACGCTGATGTGGAACCACAAGTGAAGGCTATCACTGACCGTGCTATGAATAACGAGattgatttcaaagaatcCTTGAGAGAACGTGTTGCTCTCTTGGAAGGATTGAAAATTGATACTTTGTACGATGAGATCAAGGGGAAGTTGAAGATCACTAAGGGTGTCCACGAACTATGCAAAGTGTTGTCTGCGGAAGGTAGTAAATTGGCAGTCTTAAGCGGTggattcattcaatttgcCAGTTTTATTGCCAAAGAGTTGAAATTTGATGTTGCTAAGGCCAATACTTTAGAGATGGATACCGAAGGGAAATTAACTGGTAAAGTGTTAGGCGATATAGTGGATGGTCAATGTAAGGCGGAAacattattggaattatgTGAGAAGTATCAGTGTCCCGTGGAAGCCTCATGTATGGTCGGTGATGGTGGGAATGATTTACCTGCCATGAGCGTTGCAGGGTTTGGTATTGCCTGGAATGCCAAGCCAAGAGTTCAAAAGGCTGCACCATGTAGATTGAACACTGATTCATTAAGGGATGCCCTTTACATCTTTGGATACACCGATtcagaaattgaatcaattaTCTCCAAGGGTAACTAA
- the TRX2 gene encoding thioredoxin TRX2 (ancestral locus Anc_5.124), with translation MRKSPAQIYKGNTAEGSTSSLNLLPLHYNNQLTNNQTHTHIYTKMVKQITSSAEFDSAIAADKLVVVDFFAVWCGPCKLIAPMVDKFEQQYENAAFYKVDVDELSDVAQKNEISSMPTLLFFKSGKQVAKVVGANPAAIKQTIAANV, from the coding sequence ATGCGGAAATCTCCAGCGCAAATATATAAAGGGAACACCGCTGAGGGGAGTACATCTTCTCTCAATCTTTTGCCACTGCACTATAACAATCAACTAACAAACAACCAAACACACacacatatatatacaaaAATGGTTAAGCAAATCACCTCCTCTGCTGAATTCGACTCTGCTATCGCTGCCGACAAATTGGTCGTCGTCGACTTCTTCGCCGTCTGGTGTGGTCCATGTAAGTTGATCGCCCCAATGGTTGACAAGTTTGAACAACAATACGAAAATGCTGCATTCTACAAGGTCGATGTCGATGAATTGTCTGATGTTGCTCAAAAGAACGAAATCTCTTCCATGCCAACTTTGCTATTCTTCAAGAGCGGTAAGCAAGTTGCCAAGGTTGTCGGTGCTAACCCAGCTGCCATCAAGCAAACCATCGCTGCTAACGTTTAA
- the NCAS0A07360 gene encoding uncharacterized protein (ancestral locus Anc_5.121): protein MPRDPLIGIVGKPSSGKSTTLNSLTDANAAVGAFPFCTIDPNQATGYLQVPCACSRFPDHPEYTKLCKPNYGWCSEGKRHVPIMLLDVAGLVPGAHSGRGLGNKFLDDLRHADALIHVVDVSGTTDSEGKNTRGYDPLYDVEWLQDEIRLWIEGNLKKRWGSIVRKHTATKSTIVDTLQAQFGGYGSHAPMIQRALSTIEGLPPLEKWDDEWITKVVAAFMKEKFPTVLALNKMDHPDADKNVSKIMLKYPNTKAVLTSAITEVFLRKLKKQGFIHYEEGTEFIDTCEDDPENLKPLDEKLLNRIENIRDLVLYRFGSTGVVQVLQAATDLLGLIPVYTVKNIQTFTGGNGTNVFRDCFLVKKGTPVGRVARYIMGGEVTIAAIETVGGVRVSEEAAVEAGKNDILAFKIAPRSQA, encoded by the coding sequence ATGCCCAGAGATCCATTAATCGGTATAGTAGGGAAGCCCTCCAGTGGTAAATCCACGACTTTAAACTCTCTAACGGATGCGAACGCTGCTGTGGGAGCGTTCCCCTTCTGCACGATCGATCCGAACCAAGCTACCGGTTATTTGCAAGTTCCCTGTGCCTGTTCTCGATTCCCTGACCATCCAGAATATACCAAATTGTGTAAACCGAATTACGGATGGTGTTCTGAGGGGAAGAGACACGTTCCTATCATGTTGTTGGATGTTGCAGGTTTGGTTCCTGGTGCACATTCAGGTAGAGGCTTAGGGAACAAGTTTTTGGATGATTTAAGACATGCAGATGCATTGATTCATGTGGTGGATGTCAGTGGGACTACAGATTCTGAGGGGAAGAATACTAGAGGATATGATCCCTTGTATGATGTGGAATGGTTACAGGATGAGATTCGTCTTTGGATCGAGGGtaatttaaagaagagGTGGGGGTCCATTGTGAGAAAGCATACTGCGACGAAATCCACCATTGTGGATACATTACAGGCACAATTTGGTGGGTATGGGTCTCATGCACCTATGATCCAGAGAGCTCTGTCTACGATAGAGGGGTTACCACCTTTGGAAAAATGGGATGATGAATGGATTACCAAAGTGGTGGCAGCTTTCATGAAGGAGAAGTTTCCTACTGTGCTTGCATTAAATAAGATGGATCATCCCGATGCGGATAAGAATGTATCCAAGATCATGTTGAAGTATCCAAACACTAAAGCTGTATTGACTAGTGCCATTACTGAAGTGTTTCTAAGAAAACTAAAGAAGCAAGGGTTTATCCATTATGAAGAAGGGACAGAATTCATAGATACGTGCGAAGATGATCCGGAAAACTTGAAACCACTGGACGAGAAACTGTTGAATCGTATTGAGAACATTAGAGATTTAGTGCTTTATAGATTTGGATCCACTGGTGTGGTGCAAGTGTTACAAGCGGCTACAGATCTATTAGGATTGATACCCGTGTACACGGTGAAGAATATACAAACGTTCACTGGTGGGAACGGTACGAACGTGTTCAGAGACTGTTTCCTCGTGAAGAAGGGCACCCCTGTGGGTAGAGTTGCCCGTTACATAATGGGTGGTGAAGTGACCATTGCTGCCATCGAGACTGTGGGAGGTGTCAGAGTCAGCGAGGAGGCAGCGGTGGAAGCTGGCAAGAATGATATCCTTGCGTTCAAGATAGCTCCCAGAAGCCAAGCCTAG
- the RSF1 gene encoding Rsf1p: MLEQHNEYQRSSRMPAPTDVTPTANELSQSQNIQNNIETLRNPANLQQQMQYQQKQQQQQQQPERGVDQQQRQNPYSNSTINNFMANSQMKFPFPYPLVNTTNSNVNSTAIPNVNTQQQFTSPNDSNNIFINGSSNNLISEEPKEQTTSTSHPHIISHRHTLSKLEKCPKSHLPYLTLILPSKTTLKKKAPNTFAKFLFAQDPHSENLVCQFHTKSKHASSTTCNMILKMGNNSIRRRTQARKCRDHLKMEHGIRVTPTNFLNYLDHDSDVFRRSYTDKVLAMIKPLVESFAVDYDLQRMKTMQAYRELAELFNLAGIPIEIFEHPLFMVWFKRWVSENELFTPTVQTLLPFGMVESVNKDADEDDNDNNQTHVTLEDTNAMSERDAQEDEEEDHSDDDDDDDDDDEEDEDEDAEEELINDNSL; the protein is encoded by the coding sequence ATGTTGGAGCAACACAATGAATACCAACGGTCCTCAAGAATGCCGGCACCAACTGACGTTACTCCCACTGCAAACGAACTGTCCCAGAGTCAAAACATACAAAATAACATAGAAACCCTACGGAACCCTGCTAATCTTCAACAGCAAATGCAATATCAGCAGaaacaacagcaacaacagcaacagccAGAACGAGGTGTTGACCAGCAACAACGACAAAACCCATACTCAAACTCGACAATCAACAACTTCATGGCAAACTCACAGATGAAATTCCCCTTCCCATACCCACTGGTAAATACAACAAACTCAAACGTGAATTCAACTGCAATCCCAAATGTAAATACTCAGCAGCAATTCACCTCTCCAAATGATTCAAATAACATATTCATAAATGGATCCTCCAATAATCTCATATCGGAGGAACCAAAAGAACAAACCACATCAACATCACATCCACATATAATTTCGCATAGGCACACTTTatccaaattggaaaaatgtCCCAAATCACATCTACCATATTTAACATTAATACTTCCCTCTAAGACTACTCTGAAAAAGAAGGCACCTAATACATTTGCCAAATTCCTTTTCGCTCAGGATCCACATTCTGAGAACCTGGTCTGTCAGTTCCATACCAAGAGCAAACATGCTTCAAGCACCACATGCAATATGATATTAAAGATGGGTAACAATTCCATCAGAAGGCGCACACAAGCACGTAAATGCAGAGATCATCTCAAGATGGAACATGGAATTCGAGTCACTCCTACCAACTTCctgaattatttggatcatGACTCAGATGTGTTTAGGAGATCGTATACGGATAAAGTATTGGCCATGATTAAACCCCTGGTGGAATCCTTTGCGGTAGATTACGATCTACAGAGAATGAAGACGATGCAAGCTTATAGAGAGTTGGCGGAGTTGTTCAATTTGGCGGGGATCCCAATAGAGATCTTTGAACATCCCTTGTTTATGGTCTGGTTCAAGAGATGGGTTAGTGagaatgaattatttactCCTACGGTACAAACCCTTCTGCCCTTCGGGATGGTTGAGAGCGTCAACAAGGATGCAGATGAGGATGACAACGACAACAACCAAACACATGTGACATTGGAAGATACGAATGCAATGTCAGAACGGGATGCTCAAGAAGATGAGGAGGAAGACCATTCggacgatgacgatgatgatgatgacgacgacgaggaagatgaagatgaggatgCCGAGGAAGAACTAATCAatgataattcattataG
- the ZPR1 gene encoding zinc finger-containing protein ZPR1 (ancestral locus Anc_5.120) — MSQEQKKEEFFKPVGEAAQEVQQEVNADESDVKLTGAADAMGHPVQEIESLCMNCGKNGTTRLLLTSIPYFREIILMSFECPHCGLRNSEIQPASEIQEKGSKYLLKVENKEDFNRQVIKSETASCKFLELDMEIPPKRGQLTTVEGLLSEMIDDLESDQEMRKKIDEKLYDQIATFINKVKSFINCEEGTLPLTFILDDPAGNSWIEYKPGEPQHKWSHTQYVRSDEQNVQVGILTRDQLEQRRRDKLAELSNRERNPSESVKVGTAAAAAEEAKGEKYISDATDIENYANEVQTFRASCPSCMSECETHMKPVNIPHFKEVIIMSTVCDKCGYKSNEVKTGGAIPEKGRKITLYCDDPADLSRDVLKSESCSMTIPELHLDIQEGTLGGRFTTLEGLMRQVYEELESRVFSQTSDSMDQATKDRWVAFFQRLQDALAGKVKFTVIMEDPLAGSYIQNVYAPDPDPNMTIEDYERTKQQNEDLGLADMKV; from the coding sequence ATGtcacaagaacaaaagaaggaagaatttttcaagcCAGTCGGTGAAGCCGCCCAAGAGGTTCAACAAGAAGTTAACGCAGATGAATCTGATGTGAAACTTACGGGGGCTGCTGACGCCATGGGCCACCCAGTGCAAGAGATCGAATCTCTATGTATGAACTGTGGTAAGAATGGTACCACTCGTCTTTTATTGACCTCGATTCCTTACTTCAGGGAGATTATTTTGATGTCCTTCGAATGTCCTCATTGTGGGTTGAGAAATTCTGAAATTCAACCAGCTTCTGAAATCCAGGAAAAGGGTTCTAAATATCTCTTAAAAGTGGAAAATAAGGAAGATTTCAACAGACAAGTAATTAAATCTGAAACTGCTTCCTGTAAGTTTTTAGAATTAGATATGGAAATTCCACCAAAGAGGGGGCAATTAACCACTGTGGAAGGTTTATTATCTGAAATGATTGACGATTTGGAATCTGATCAAGAAATgagaaagaagattgaTGAGAAATTGTATGACCAAATTGCTACATTCATTAACAAAGTGAAGAGTTTCATTAATTGTGAAGAGGGAACTCTACCTTTAACATTTATTTTGGATGATCCAGCTGGAAACTCCTGGATCGAATACAAGCCAGGTGAACCACAACATAAATGGTCTCATACCCAATATGTTAGATCAGATGAACAAAATGTACAAGTGGGGATCTTAACCAGAGATCAATTGGAACAACGTCGTAGAGACAAGTTGGCTGAATTATCCAATCGTGAAAGAAACCCATCTGAATCTGTTAAGGTGGGGACTGCAGCTGCAGCTGCTGAAGAAGCTAAAGGtgagaaatatatttcagATGCTACTGACATTGAAAACTATGCTAATGAAGTGCAAACATTTAGAGCATCTTGTCCATCATGTATGTCTGAATGTGAAACCCATATGAAGCCTGTTAATATACCTcatttcaaagaagttattattatgtcCACTGTATGTGACAAATGTGGGTATAAATCAAATGAAGTTAAAACTGGTGGTGCCATTCCTGAAAAAGGTAGAAAGATCACTCTATATTGTGATGACCCAGCTGATTTATCTCGTGATGTTTTGAAATCTGAATCATGTTCTATGACCATCCCTGAATTGCATTTGGATATTCAAGAAGGTACCCTAGGTGGTAGATTTACCACCTTAGAAGGTTTAATGAGACAAGTTTACGAAGAATTAGAATCTCGTGTTTTCTCTCAAACTTCTGATTCAATGGATCAAGCCACCAAAGATCGTTGGGTTGCCTTTTTCCAAAGACTTCAAGATGCCCTAGCTGGGAAAGTTAAATTTACCGTGATAATGGAAGATCCATTGGCTGGttcatatattcaaaatgtCTATGCACCAGACCCAGATCCAAATATGACCATCGAAGATTACGAAAGAActaaacaacaaaatgaaGACCTTGGTTTAGCTGATATGAAGGTTTAA
- the SLI1 gene encoding N-acetyltransferase (ancestral locus Anc_5.119): MLVRKLTSLEDFFCERSRLNLHSCFYLAVELNRLPNKQQLFKSLKAPIAKYPQLHYNITTKETSGDIYIKEIESPIFLEDVCEYKEWEQFAEDEINSIFQSYNFQYDQDTPLWKILLIPSKRIMVLLIDHVLFDGMSAVKFWECFVGSLSMSVESTEDDKILEMPLFQHEQANKTQSASSHAYESWPIPWSWKIKRRIAAMLWNWYPSAILAPPSNLFQFKKYSFPDGLLRQYPNDTSNSTGYVVRNDNRQWTLNVPTNSLQKILKSCKENNVSLTSFLVGLMTIALGKCNSDSYSGDIVSVGIPMNTRSVCSKYLKINDEDLQMGNFVGGLDFKQTMEGDLDIWQIASNANDFIKLNTGSKISDIINNVKLLDMIEAKDFVEKKVEYGKNGPPSTFEVTNLGFQAFKESCQDTSSFYIKNAIFNEPQGISDIATLSVISTSLGGLTVSISYPLDVSEEMKPCCDYIREYLKVNYEVK, from the coding sequence ATGCTGGTCAGAAAACTAACATCGTTAGAGGACTTTTTCTGTGAGAGAAGTCGTTTGAATCTTCATTCCTGTTTTTATTTGGCTGTGGAATTGAACCGATTACCCAATAAACAACAACTTTTTAAAAGCTTGAAGGCACCGATTGCCAAATATCCACAATTGCATTATAACATCACTACAAAGGAAACAAGTGGTGACATATATATTAAGGAAATCGAGAGTCCGATCTTTTTGGAAGACGTTTGCGAATACAAAGAATGGGAACAATTTGCTGAGGATGAAATTAACTCTATTTTTCAGTCTTataatttccaatatgATCAGGACACCCCTCTGTGGAAAATATTGCTAATCCCATCAAAGAGAATTATGgttttattaattgatcaTGTGTTATTTGATGGAATGTCTGCTGTTAAGTTTTGGGAGTGTTTTGTAGGATCATTATCTATGTCCGTCGAATCTACCGAAGATGACAAAATCTTGGAAATGCCATTATTCCAACATGAACAAGCCAATAAGACTCAATCTGCAAGCTCTCATGCGTATGAATCGTGGCCAATTCCATGGAGTTGGAAGATTAAAAGACGTATTGCAGCTATGCTATGGAATTGGTATCCTAGTGCCATCTTGGCACCACCATCGAATCTGTTTCAGTTTaagaaatattctttcCCTGATGGATTACTACGACAATATCCAAATGATACATCTAACTCTACTGGTTACGTAGTACGAAATGATAATAGACAATGGACTTTAAATGTCCCCACCAATTCATTacaaaagatattgaagtCCTGCAAAGAGAACAACGTATCACTAACCTCATTTCTTGTGGGCCTGATGACTATCGCATTGGGCAAATGTAATTCTGATAGTTATTCAGGTGATATAGTTAGTGTTGGTATCCCTATGAATACTAGAAGTGTATGTTcgaaatatttgaaaattaacgatgaagatttaCAAATGGGGAATTTTGTTGGTGGATTAGATTTTAAACAAACCATGGAGGGTGACCTAGATATTTGGCAGATTGCTAGCAATGcaaatgattttattaaattaaacaCAGGATCAAAGATCAGTGACATTATAAACAATGTAAAACTATTGGATATGATTGAAGCCAAAGATTTTGTTGAGAAAAAAGTTGAGTATGGTAAGAACGGTCCACCATCCACCTTTGAAGTGACAAATTTGGGATTCCAAGCATTTAAGGAGAGCTGTCAAGACACTTCCTCATTTTACATCAAAAATGCAATCTTCAATGAACCTCAAGGTATCTCAGATATTGCGACACTTAGTGTCATATCCACATCTCTGGGAGGTTTAACTGTGAGCATCAGTTACCCCTTAGATGTCTCTGAGGAGATGAAGCCGTGCTGTGATTATATTAGAGAGTACCTGAAAGTCAATTATGAAGtaaaatga
- the RTA1 gene encoding Rta1p (ancestral locus Anc_5.118) — protein sequence MADENGDFQLYKYTPNRAAGIAFAVLFALATVVLIYLVSAAAFKSKKVAGTWMHFNSDNEKQSIRFYMIGKLYGAYIPLIVGCVIEIIGYIGRSISSKHQQELGPYVLQSVLLLIAPTLYAASIYMLFGRLAHLLFAESLMIMPARFETLIFVLGDVASLLMQAAGGGLMASADSATSGSNLVTAGLFVQIAFFGLFIINEFLFLLRIQKANSSIPPRCPRWKNLNLTLLITSFLILIRSIVRAVEFIEGYDGHIASHEYFLYIFDTTPMFILPLMFIATMFWNNIFIIQEDSVTAQLNSMTQVTVQDDNGGHYGNYDSYDNDSQSQYDVSMVYAKDTIK from the coding sequence ATGGCAGACGAAAACGGAGACTTCCAACTTTATAAATATACACCAAACCGTGCAGCTGGTATCGCATTTGCGGTCTTATTTGCTTTGGCTACCGTCGTTTTGATTTATCTGGTTTCGGCAGCAGCTTTCAAAAGCAAGAAAGTGGCAGGTACTTGGATGCATTTCAATTCCGATAATGAAAAGCAAAGTATACGATTCTACATGATCGGTAAGTTATACGGTGCATATATTCCATTGATTGTCGGTTGTGtcattgaaataattggTTACATTGGTAGAAGTATATCAAGTAAGCATCAACAAGAACTTGGACCATACGTTCTTCAATCTGTTTTACTATTAATTGCTCCAACATTATATGCCGCTTCCATTTACATGTTGTTCGGTAGATTGGCCCATCTACTATTTGCAGAATCATTGATGATTATGCCTGCCAGGTTTGAAACATTGATCTTTGTTCTAGGTGATGTTGCGAGTTTATTAATGCAAGCCGCTGGTGGTGGGCTAATGGCAAGTGCCGATTCCGCAACTTCAGGTTCCAACTTGGTCACAGCAGGTCTATTTGTACAAATTGCATTCTTTGGACtattcattatcaatgaATTCCTATTCTTGCTGAGAATACAAAAGGCAAATAGTAGTATTCCACCCAGATGTCCACGTTGGAAAAACTTAAACTTGACTTTACTCATTACTAGTTTTTTGATTCTAATAAGATCAATCGTTAGAGCTGTCGAGTTTATTGAAGGTTACGATGGACACATTGCATCCCATGAATATTTCTTGTACATCTTCGATACTACTCCAATGTTCATTCTTCCTCTAATGTTCATTGCAACCATGttttggaataatattttcatcattcaagaagattcaGTCACTGCACAATTGAATAGTATGACACAAGTAACTGTTCAAGATGACAATGGTGGTCATTATGGTAATTATGATAGTTACGATAATGACTCTCAGTCACAGTACGATGTTTCAATGGTTTATGCCAAAGATACAATCAAATAG
- the RPS0A gene encoding 40S ribosomal protein uS2 (ancestral locus Anc_5.116) — translation MSLPATFDLTPEDAQLLLAANTHLGARNVQVHQEPYVFDARPDGVHVINVGKTWEKLVLAARIIAAIPNPEDVVAISSRTYGQRAVLKFAAHTGATAIAGRFTPGSFTNYITRSFKEPRLVIVTDPRSDAQAIKEASYVNIPVIALTDLDSPSEYVDVAIPCNNRGRHSIGLIWYLLSREVLRLRGALADRTQPWSIMPDLYFYRNPEEVEQTTEETEEEAGEETVKEEATEEENAASEWAEEGTEADAVAW, via the exons ATGTCTCTACCAGCTACTTTTGACTTGACCCCAGAAGATGCCCAACTTTTGTTGGCTGCTAACACCCACTTAGGTGCCAGAAACGTTCAA GTTCACCAAGAACCATACGTTTTCGATGCCAGACCAGATGGTGTCCACGTTATCAACGTTGGTAAGACTTGGGAAAAATTGGTCTTGGCTGCTAGAATCATCGCTGCCATTCCAAACCCAGAAGATGTTGTTGCCATTTCCTCTAGAACTTACGGTCAAAGAGCTGTCTTGAAGTTCGCTGCTCACACTGGTGCCACCGCCATTGCTGGTAGATTCACACCAGGTTCTTTCACCAATTATATCACCCGTTCTTTCAAGGAACCAAGATTAGTCATTGTCACTGACCCAAGATCAGATGCTCAAGCTATCAAGGAAGCTTCTTACGTTAACATCCCAGTCATTGCTTTGACCGATTTGGATTCCCCATCTGAATACGTTGATGTTGCTATTCCATGTAACAACAGAGGTAGACATTCTATTGGTTTAATCTGGTACTTATTGTCCAGAGAAGTTTTGAGACTAAGAGGTGCTCTTGCTGACAGAACTCAACCATGGTCTATTATGCCAGATTTATACTTCTACAGAAACCCAGAAGAAGTTGAACAAACTACtgaagaaactgaagaagaagctgGTGAAGAAACTGTTAAGGAAGAAGccactgaagaagaaaatgctGCTTCCGAATGGGCTGAAGAAGGTACTGAAGCCGATGCCGTCGCCTGGTAA
- the RSM27 gene encoding mitochondrial 37S ribosomal protein mS33 (ancestral locus Anc_5.115), translating to MPVPKSRLLKVAEVSARIFDENFNPKCIRTGSKILSQRLKGPTIASYYGNPDVLKFKHLKTLYPEFKFSDPDEDYRLAKVEAKKRRGKGAPKKMKKEAAGGKHKKK from the coding sequence ATGCCAGTACCAAAAAGTAGACTACTGAAAGTAGCGGAAGTATCAGCAAGGATATTTGACGAAAACTTTAATCCGAAATGTATTCGAACAGGATCCAAAATACTATCACAACGTCTTAAGGGACCAACTATTGCTTCCTACTATGGTAATCCTGACGTGCTTAAATTTAAGCATTTGAAGACGCTATATCCAGAATTTAAGTTCAGTGATCCAGATGAAGATTATCGACTTGCAAAGGTGGAAGCAAAGAAGCGTCGTGGTAAGGGTGCACccaagaaaatgaagaaagagGCTGCCGGAGGTAAGCATAAGAAGAAGTAA